The Pyxidicoccus sp. MSG2 genomic interval TCCCAGAGGGCGGCGCGGCGGCCCCGGGGGCGCGTGCGCAGCTCCCCCATGGGGGCGCGGATGAAGAAGGAGGAGATGAACAGGTAGGTGGCGGCGATGGTGAGGAAGACCAGGAAGGCCATCACCACGGGGCCGGGGAGCCAGGCCACATGGGCGCGGTACAGGAACTCGGCGAAGTCCTTCGGCGGCTTGGGGTGGCTGTAGACCTTCACGAACCACGTGGCCATCAGGACCATCAGGATGGGCCCGTAGGCGCGGTTGAGCCGCGTGGAGATGGCGGAGAAGAGCGACAGCTGGATTTGCGGGCGGGACATCTCCACCGCCAGTTCGCGCATCGCGTCCGGGTCCAACGGCTCGCGCCGGAGCATGGGCGCCCACCAACCGTCTTCCAGCAGACGGACGCGGCGGTTCCACAAGTCGTAGTACCGGTAGCGCCGCGCCTCGATGAGGAGGAACGACACCACCATCCAGATGCCCACGAGGAAGGTGACGTGCGAGCTCTGCGGCGTGGCGAAGCCGAAGGAGATGACGGCCGCCGTCGTGGTGAGCGCCCAGTTGGTGGTGGTGTCCAGGCGCGTGCGCCACGTGTCGGAGCGGCTCAGCTCGCCACGGAAGAGCTGTGCCATGGCCTGCTGCGAGAGCCAGGGTGGCTCCATCAAGTCGTTCTTGTTGCGCTCGGTGCCTGCCATCCGTCCCTGCAAGGTGGGACTGCTTGCCTGGGAGCGCAACGCGGCCAGGGTTTCCAGGGGCACGGACTAGAGGGAGGAGGCAGGCAGGCGCCCCGTTGAATAGCGGGCGAGAAGGGCGCCGTCCTTCAGCCGCAGACGTCTGCGATGGCTCCGAGGCGGAAAAGGGACCTTCTCGGAAGCGCTGGTGGTTCCGATTACGAGGACACCACCACCTGAGTGACGCCCGGGGCCACCCAGCGCCGGGCGGAGTAGCCCGCGATATACAACCACTTCACCGCGCGGTTGCCGGGCCCATGCCGCTGG includes:
- a CDS encoding DUF2270 domain-containing protein; this translates as MAGTERNKNDLMEPPWLSQQAMAQLFRGELSRSDTWRTRLDTTTNWALTTTAAVISFGFATPQSSHVTFLVGIWMVVSFLLIEARRYRYYDLWNRRVRLLEDGWWAPMLRREPLDPDAMRELAVEMSRPQIQLSLFSAISTRLNRAYGPILMVLMATWFVKVYSHPKPPKDFAEFLYRAHVAWLPGPVVMAFLVFLTIAATYLFISSFFIRAPMGELRTRPRGRRAALWESFYRPYAIHKRRAPTRRRPPPPRPASSAEH